The following proteins are encoded in a genomic region of Natrinema sp. DC36:
- the cbiB gene encoding adenosylcobinamide-phosphate synthase CbiB: MLTTLSVIGLAFSLDLLLGEPPTAAHPVAWFGRLVDALDRKWSETERGQRLAGIALAVLAPLVPAGIAAGVVLAATTVHPLAGGITAALLLFLTTSLRSLLELTADVVAATESDLETARERVRGLVGRDASTLSAGELRSAAVESAAENLADGVVATLLPFAVLAPVSLPAAAAVAAWVKGVNTLDSMLGYPSKAVGTGSARLDDLVMYLPARIAAGAIAVAAADPVAITRARQWARVPPSPNSGWPMATLACALSVRLEKPDVYVLNPDADLPTLADGERAVSVVGRAAVVAVVVAVALAVLVSEFPGLESARGSVGELVLAVIGGPDRDPVLRRIAEVSAKWR; the protein is encoded by the coding sequence GTGCTGACGACGCTTTCGGTCATCGGGCTGGCGTTCAGCCTCGATCTCCTGCTCGGCGAGCCGCCGACCGCCGCCCATCCGGTGGCGTGGTTCGGCCGGCTCGTCGATGCCCTCGACCGGAAGTGGAGCGAGACCGAGCGCGGCCAACGGCTGGCCGGCATCGCGCTCGCCGTCCTCGCCCCCCTCGTTCCCGCCGGCATCGCCGCCGGTGTCGTCCTCGCGGCGACGACGGTTCATCCGCTAGCTGGCGGGATCACCGCCGCGCTCCTCCTCTTCCTGACGACCAGCCTGCGCTCGTTGCTCGAGCTCACCGCGGACGTCGTCGCGGCCACCGAGAGCGACCTCGAGACGGCTCGCGAGCGGGTCAGGGGACTCGTCGGCCGGGACGCGTCGACCCTCTCTGCCGGCGAGCTTCGCAGTGCAGCCGTCGAGAGCGCGGCCGAGAACCTCGCAGACGGGGTCGTCGCGACCCTCCTTCCCTTCGCAGTACTCGCACCGGTGTCGCTCCCGGCCGCCGCGGCGGTCGCCGCGTGGGTCAAGGGCGTCAACACGCTGGATTCGATGCTCGGCTACCCCTCGAAAGCGGTCGGCACCGGAAGCGCGCGGCTGGATGACCTCGTCATGTACCTACCCGCCCGGATCGCGGCCGGCGCGATCGCTGTGGCCGCGGCCGATCCGGTCGCGATCACCCGCGCCCGGCAGTGGGCGCGGGTCCCGCCGTCGCCGAACTCCGGCTGGCCGATGGCGACGCTCGCCTGCGCGCTCTCCGTTCGGCTCGAGAAGCCGGACGTCTACGTGCTCAATCCCGATGCCGACCTCCCGACGCTGGCGGACGGCGAGCGAGCCGTCTCAGTCGTCGGGCGGGCGGCCGTCGTCGCGGTCGTCGTCGCCGTGGCACTCGCCGTGCTCGTTTCGGAATTCCCCGGGCTCGAGTCCGCCCGCGGATCTGTCGGCGAGCTCGTCCTTGCGGTGATCGGCGGGCCGGATCGCGACCCAGTCTTGCGACGGATCGCGGAGGTGAGCGCGAAATGGCGGTGA
- a CDS encoding PGF-CTERM sorting domain-containing protein — translation MAGLLGPRGPIPGGRRGLLALGLGLVVIASLVATGAVGAGTVAQGSNGNVSEEAHVEPAPEPGDPYFEAAASDGSWVSYENPRDEYRSPYLGDGSGKVCVTLVNENGDPVVGESVPNTSVTIPTNDVTSWHSHADPMTVDFPMTDNYERPLDADQFGTSPDIAQGDGYMDSHCIELHGLPEDATVEYGEAQITGEHADRIDVAGYIQQVPEGDGWDTDIDPVAAAEPYADAGGGWTYETDASHGQVVVVLQLDAPADERLEPGGSNSTDPTKNDPKESNDSQQGADTQSNEDEGDDEMPGFGVLAAVVALSVAALARHRG, via the coding sequence ATGGCCGGGCTACTAGGACCTCGAGGGCCGATCCCGGGCGGGCGACGCGGACTTCTCGCTCTCGGCCTCGGACTGGTCGTGATCGCCAGTCTCGTCGCGACGGGTGCAGTGGGCGCGGGCACCGTCGCCCAAGGTTCGAACGGGAACGTCTCGGAGGAAGCGCACGTCGAACCCGCGCCGGAGCCGGGCGATCCCTACTTCGAGGCGGCGGCGAGCGACGGGAGCTGGGTCAGTTACGAGAACCCGCGCGACGAGTACCGCAGTCCGTACCTCGGTGACGGCTCCGGGAAGGTCTGCGTTACGCTGGTCAATGAAAACGGCGATCCGGTGGTCGGCGAGTCGGTTCCGAACACGTCCGTGACGATTCCGACGAACGACGTGACGAGCTGGCACTCCCACGCCGACCCGATGACCGTCGACTTCCCCATGACGGACAACTACGAACGGCCGCTCGACGCCGACCAGTTCGGGACGAGCCCGGACATCGCGCAGGGCGACGGCTACATGGACTCCCACTGCATCGAACTGCACGGCCTCCCGGAGGACGCGACCGTCGAATACGGCGAGGCGCAGATCACCGGCGAACACGCCGACCGGATCGACGTGGCCGGCTACATCCAGCAGGTTCCCGAAGGGGACGGCTGGGACACGGACATCGACCCGGTCGCGGCCGCGGAACCGTACGCTGACGCCGGCGGCGGCTGGACCTACGAAACCGATGCCTCACACGGACAGGTCGTCGTCGTCCTGCAACTCGACGCACCGGCCGACGAACGGCTCGAGCCCGGCGGGTCGAACAGCACCGATCCGACGAAGAACGACCCGAAGGAGTCGAATGACTCCCAACAGGGAGCCGACACGCAGTCCAATGAGGACGAAGGAGACGACGAGATGCCCGGGTTCGGCGTACTCGCGGCCGTCGTCGCGCTGTCGGTCGCCGCTCTCGCTCGACACCGAGGGTGA
- a CDS encoding translation initiation factor IF-2 subunit beta, producing MDYEASLDRAMEDVPDIGGDEERLQIPDPQPQKDGAFTRVTNLDEIADVLSRDTEHLHRFIQRELGTSGKLEDGRGRYNGTFSQTDLSAAIDAYVDEYVLCSECGLPDTRLVREDRTPMLRCDACGAFRPVTKRSTSSQQQQQQDAVEEGQTYTVEITGTGRKGDGVAEKGSYTIFVPGAEEGDVVEIYIKNISGNLAFARLD from the coding sequence ATGGATTACGAAGCGAGTCTCGACCGAGCGATGGAGGACGTCCCCGATATCGGGGGCGACGAAGAGCGGCTACAGATTCCCGACCCGCAGCCCCAGAAGGACGGTGCGTTTACGCGCGTCACGAATCTCGACGAGATCGCCGACGTGCTCTCGCGGGACACGGAACATCTCCACCGGTTCATCCAGCGCGAACTGGGGACCAGCGGCAAACTCGAGGACGGTCGCGGCCGGTACAACGGCACCTTCTCGCAGACGGACCTCAGTGCGGCGATCGACGCCTACGTCGACGAGTACGTCCTCTGTTCGGAGTGTGGCCTGCCGGACACGCGCCTCGTCCGCGAGGACCGGACGCCGATGTTGCGCTGTGACGCCTGCGGTGCGTTCCGACCGGTCACCAAGCGCTCGACCAGCAGCCAGCAGCAACAACAGCAAGACGCCGTCGAGGAGGGCCAGACCTACACGGTCGAAATCACCGGGACGGGCCGCAAGGGCGACGGTGTCGCGGAGAAGGGGAGCTACACGATCTTCGTCCCCGGTGCCGAAGAGGGCGACGTCGTGGAGATCTATATCAAGAACATCTCGGGCAACCTCGCGTTCGCCCGACTCGACTGA
- a CDS encoding APC family permease, which produces MAEDTRKFERILTKKDLFVLAFGAMIGWGWIIQTGFWIDEAGVAGSVLGFVVGAIMVCIVGLIYGELASALPFVGGEHVYSLRALGPVGSFVCTWSLVLGYVGVVVFEVIALPSALAYIVPGFNVLELWSVAGEPVYASWILVGGIGAIVMTALNYRGVKPAAQFQTILTLVIALAGIMLAVGAVLNGQSQPNPPLSDVGATGVATVAIMTPFMFVGFDVIPQSAEEADVSPRLIGLLIPFSVTLAALFYIGVIWASGQAMPGSVLVESPLPAAAAMETIFDSQFIGRIMALAGIAGVLTSWNSFLLGASRAVFALADSGMIPKRISTIHPEYNTPSTAVVLIGGLSIFAPLFGEQMLVWIVNASGLGLVVAWFFVVVSFFVLRRNEPELDRPLKLPFGYAIGAAALVLTLGFIGLYLPGGPSALLWPYEWLIVLCWALLGVVLYSVSSTDSEIDVADLETEELE; this is translated from the coding sequence ATGGCAGAAGATACCAGAAAGTTTGAGCGGATCCTGACGAAGAAGGACCTCTTCGTGCTCGCATTCGGTGCAATGATCGGCTGGGGGTGGATCATCCAGACGGGGTTCTGGATCGACGAAGCCGGCGTGGCCGGCTCGGTTCTCGGATTCGTCGTCGGGGCGATCATGGTCTGCATCGTCGGCCTGATTTACGGCGAACTCGCCTCCGCGTTGCCGTTCGTCGGCGGAGAGCACGTGTACAGCCTTCGGGCGCTCGGCCCGGTCGGATCGTTCGTGTGTACGTGGTCGCTCGTTCTCGGATACGTCGGCGTCGTCGTGTTCGAAGTTATCGCACTGCCGTCCGCGCTGGCGTACATCGTTCCGGGGTTTAACGTACTCGAGCTCTGGTCGGTGGCCGGCGAACCGGTGTATGCGTCCTGGATTCTGGTCGGGGGTATCGGTGCGATCGTGATGACGGCGCTCAACTATCGCGGTGTGAAACCCGCAGCCCAGTTCCAGACGATACTGACGCTCGTCATCGCACTGGCCGGAATCATGCTCGCCGTCGGGGCCGTTCTGAACGGCCAGTCGCAGCCGAACCCGCCGCTGTCCGACGTCGGTGCGACGGGGGTAGCCACGGTCGCGATCATGACGCCGTTCATGTTCGTGGGATTCGACGTCATTCCGCAATCCGCCGAGGAAGCGGACGTGTCTCCCCGTCTCATCGGCCTTCTCATCCCGTTCTCCGTCACGTTGGCCGCCCTATTTTACATCGGCGTCATCTGGGCGTCCGGACAGGCGATGCCCGGCTCCGTACTCGTCGAGAGCCCGCTGCCCGCCGCCGCAGCGATGGAGACGATCTTCGACAGCCAATTTATCGGCCGCATTATGGCCCTGGCGGGAATTGCGGGCGTCCTTACGAGCTGGAACTCGTTCCTGCTCGGTGCCAGTCGCGCGGTCTTCGCACTCGCGGACTCCGGGATGATTCCGAAGCGAATCAGCACGATTCACCCCGAGTACAACACGCCGTCGACGGCCGTCGTCCTCATCGGCGGACTCTCCATCTTCGCTCCGCTGTTCGGCGAGCAGATGTTGGTCTGGATCGTCAACGCGAGCGGTCTCGGGCTCGTCGTCGCGTGGTTCTTCGTCGTCGTTTCCTTCTTTGTGCTTCGGCGCAACGAACCCGAACTGGATCGACCGCTCAAACTCCCGTTCGGCTACGCGATCGGCGCTGCTGCACTCGTCTTGACGCTCGGATTCATCGGTCTGTACTTGCCCGGCGGCCCGTCGGCGCTCCTGTGGCCCTACGAGTGGCTGATCGTTCTCTGCTGGGCGCTCCTGGGTGTCGTCCTGTACAGCGTCTCGTCGACCGACTCGGAAATCGACGTAGCGGACCTGGAGACGGAGGAACTCGAGTAG
- a CDS encoding HAD family hydrolase, translating into MEVSFDLFGTLVTADRPDDPAAAVATELAKRDVAVPDDWGDAYAEPHVDAPDGAEVPLPAHVSRALASRGVEYEHNAARRAVVAAFDPVVETRSGALEAVDAARERGPVAICSNCSVPELVGRTLVRSDFERDDFDAIVTSVGCGWRKPAPEIFELTADELGVAPADLIHVGDDPEADGGIEAVGGTALVLEGRSLADVPARLATVAERSSHD; encoded by the coding sequence ATGGAAGTATCGTTCGACCTCTTCGGGACGCTCGTGACCGCCGACCGGCCGGACGATCCGGCCGCAGCCGTCGCGACCGAACTCGCCAAGCGGGACGTGGCGGTACCTGACGACTGGGGCGACGCCTACGCGGAGCCACACGTCGACGCGCCCGACGGCGCTGAAGTACCGCTTCCGGCCCACGTCTCCCGCGCGCTCGCGAGTCGCGGCGTCGAGTACGAGCACAACGCGGCCAGACGCGCGGTCGTCGCCGCGTTCGATCCAGTTGTCGAAACCAGATCGGGGGCGCTCGAGGCGGTCGACGCCGCCCGCGAGCGGGGACCGGTCGCGATCTGTTCGAACTGCAGCGTCCCGGAGCTGGTCGGGCGGACGCTCGTCAGATCCGACTTCGAACGCGACGATTTCGACGCGATCGTGACGAGCGTCGGCTGCGGCTGGCGCAAGCCCGCCCCGGAAATCTTCGAACTGACGGCCGACGAACTCGGCGTCGCCCCCGCGGATCTGATCCACGTCGGCGACGATCCGGAGGCCGACGGCGGGATCGAGGCCGTCGGCGGAACGGCGCTAGTGCTCGAGGGGCGATCGCTCGCGGACGTGCCGGCGCGACTGGCAACGGTCGCCGAACGCAGCAGTCATGACTGA
- a CDS encoding ribonuclease H-like domain-containing protein has translation MSDEDGADLLALRCDAVADLDDTALRDALEYFGPDLVYVVRESSDVRVVSRLRRAFDGPVVSAGGPANVRTETVAGITFVFAGSASLLEDRSEDDETQTAEYVVCDDIEPTTDAVVLEATLAGREPLARYQSRASETATVLTGALEASYDHVWEPTVDGEGVRIPVRGVAPLRRSGAAELACLTCDRRGSVAVSSAPADRFGLRALANVGPTTAQRLRTNGYETRAAVAEATEADLRAIDGVGASTARAIRHSARSLAESRVVRCTDEPVPPAAETATPLFVDIETDGLQPTIIWLIGVYDPERDAYVDFVDTDPSRDEPGAATREFVSWLAAEYDAPSLVAWNGHAFDYKHLERFIARDVPEFHDYWRENVFTYDLYDWAVRREHAVLPGRTNRLEDVAEALGCDRSGAAAALDGKSLAERIRRLLESEQPSGTESDDGAAATRAATGPAIDWAAAREYCEADVRELAAVAEAIATAPLETGRASAETDGAEMETNGAENETERERSTDDSTTQTGLADF, from the coding sequence ATGTCCGACGAGGACGGTGCCGACCTGCTGGCGCTGCGCTGTGACGCCGTCGCCGATCTGGACGACACGGCGCTGCGAGACGCGCTCGAGTACTTCGGCCCGGACCTCGTCTACGTCGTTCGCGAGTCGTCGGACGTCCGCGTCGTCAGCCGCCTCCGTCGCGCGTTCGACGGGCCGGTCGTCTCCGCCGGCGGCCCCGCCAACGTTCGGACGGAGACGGTCGCCGGTATCACGTTCGTCTTCGCGGGGTCGGCGTCGCTGCTCGAGGACCGCTCTGAAGACGACGAGACGCAGACCGCGGAGTACGTCGTCTGCGACGATATCGAGCCGACGACGGACGCCGTCGTGCTGGAGGCGACCCTCGCCGGCCGCGAACCGCTCGCCCGCTACCAGTCGCGAGCGAGCGAGACGGCAACCGTGCTGACCGGCGCGCTCGAGGCGAGTTACGATCACGTCTGGGAGCCGACCGTCGACGGAGAAGGAGTCAGGATACCGGTTCGGGGGGTCGCCCCGTTGCGCCGCTCCGGCGCGGCCGAACTCGCCTGTCTCACCTGCGACCGACGCGGTTCGGTGGCCGTCTCGTCGGCCCCGGCCGACCGATTCGGGCTGCGAGCGCTTGCCAACGTCGGGCCGACGACCGCACAGCGGCTCCGAACGAACGGCTACGAGACGCGCGCGGCCGTCGCCGAGGCCACCGAGGCGGACCTCCGCGCGATCGACGGCGTCGGCGCGTCGACGGCTCGAGCGATTCGCCACAGCGCGCGTTCGCTCGCGGAGTCACGCGTCGTCCGCTGCACTGACGAGCCGGTTCCGCCGGCGGCCGAGACCGCGACGCCGCTGTTCGTCGACATCGAAACCGACGGGCTACAGCCGACGATCATCTGGCTGATCGGGGTCTACGATCCCGAACGCGACGCCTACGTCGACTTCGTCGACACCGATCCGTCCCGCGACGAGCCGGGCGCGGCGACCCGTGAGTTTGTCTCGTGGCTGGCCGCCGAGTACGACGCGCCGTCGCTCGTCGCGTGGAACGGCCACGCGTTCGACTACAAACACCTCGAGCGCTTCATCGCCCGCGACGTGCCCGAGTTCCACGACTACTGGCGGGAGAACGTCTTCACGTACGACCTCTACGACTGGGCGGTGCGACGCGAACACGCCGTGTTGCCGGGTCGAACGAACCGGCTCGAGGACGTGGCCGAGGCGCTGGGCTGTGACCGGTCGGGAGCCGCGGCGGCCCTCGACGGGAAGAGTCTCGCGGAGCGGATCCGGCGACTGCTCGAGAGCGAGCAGCCATCGGGTACTGAATCCGACGACGGCGCGGCCGCGACTCGGGCCGCGACGGGACCGGCTATCGACTGGGCGGCCGCCCGGGAGTACTGCGAGGCGGACGTCAGGGAACTGGCCGCGGTTGCCGAGGCGATCGCGACGGCCCCGCTCGAGACCGGCAGAGCGTCGGCGGAGACCGACGGAGCGGAGATGGAGACGAACGGAGCGGAGAATGAGACGGAACGAGAACGATCGACCGACGACTCGACGACGCAGACCGGGCTCGCCGACTTTTGA
- a CDS encoding DEAD/DEAH box helicase: protein MPTDDTGNLTDGEDSTGADGLALTGTELRDTFPSRRYHGQLHERFTLPAEPASHVPAREVLPADLAATLAVDPWSHQAEALEALSDGENVCVATSTSSGKTYVYGLHVARRFRENSDVRALLVYPTKALSRDQERELNDLFDSLGLDVTVGVYDGDTKREEKARIREEANVVITNFAGLNQYLEGHHRWAAFHAECELIVIDEAHSWTGISGMHAAWILRRARRLIDWYGGDPQYVLTTATIGNPAEHARALTGEPATVIDEDGSPSGRRHLAFWDPPTDGGGSEYEGGNDGGDGEKDGDSNGESDGNGDSGDSDNGWSPSKRPATVEAPEVWAHCCYHGVPSLLFCDSRKQTELAVGRAGEYLENPTLPYRGSADLAAYNAGHGKRSRRRTENRLKNGDLDGVATTSALEVGIDVGGIDGTILMGYPGSRQSFWQRLGRSGRDEREALSVFVPSHATLDQYILRHPEYLLEEEPESAVVDLANNPVYLQHLRCAAQEFPLRREDADRFGGIERLERAVEYGRRTGDFEGSLAGGVTYAHRDRPQSEINLYASGGNAFEVRLAGEETIGHQPIGKARAYRDYHEGATVLYRGDQYEVVELQEDRPQPSVTLEPVDVDYYTQSQRRTTIYDTEVRESRDVGPFRLNWGYGTVTVHHDTFTKREIGTGDVLATGLETGVPPLEMRTQLCWAEVPDDIERAVTGAHSEYHNDECEELPPRLHGYLGGIHAIEHAMIAVAPLELTVDAADLGGLATNRLPDGTGASGWFIYDGVEGGLGFSRRIYEEYEAVASRARDLMTDCPCGRDEGCPACLMDDRCGNDNRPLYAPAATDVIDALLGDTDPDALCSRLKTDLDEGTERRPPASIS from the coding sequence ATGCCAACTGACGACACCGGAAACCTGACGGACGGGGAGGACAGCACCGGAGCGGACGGCCTCGCGCTGACCGGAACGGAGCTACGCGACACCTTTCCGTCGCGTCGCTACCACGGACAGCTTCACGAACGGTTCACGCTGCCGGCCGAACCGGCCAGTCACGTTCCGGCCCGCGAGGTGTTGCCCGCCGACCTCGCGGCGACGCTCGCGGTCGACCCCTGGAGCCACCAGGCCGAAGCGCTCGAGGCGCTGTCCGACGGCGAGAACGTCTGCGTCGCGACCTCGACGTCTTCCGGGAAGACCTACGTCTACGGATTGCACGTCGCGCGACGCTTCCGGGAAAATTCGGACGTGCGCGCGTTACTCGTTTATCCGACGAAGGCGCTCAGCCGCGACCAGGAACGGGAACTCAACGATCTCTTCGATTCGCTCGGGCTGGACGTCACGGTCGGCGTCTACGACGGCGACACGAAACGCGAGGAGAAGGCCCGCATCCGCGAGGAGGCGAACGTCGTCATCACGAACTTCGCCGGACTGAACCAGTACCTCGAGGGGCACCACCGCTGGGCCGCGTTCCACGCGGAGTGCGAACTGATCGTGATCGACGAGGCACACTCGTGGACGGGAATCAGCGGGATGCACGCCGCCTGGATCCTTCGGCGAGCCCGGCGGCTGATCGACTGGTACGGCGGCGACCCGCAGTACGTGCTGACGACCGCGACGATCGGCAACCCGGCCGAACACGCCCGCGCGCTGACCGGGGAGCCGGCGACGGTGATCGACGAGGACGGCTCGCCCAGCGGTCGCCGCCACCTCGCGTTCTGGGATCCGCCGACGGACGGCGGTGGAAGCGAGTACGAAGGTGGGAACGATGGCGGTGACGGTGAGAAGGACGGCGACAGTAACGGGGAAAGCGACGGTAACGGTGACAGCGGTGATAGTGATAACGGGTGGTCGCCGAGCAAACGCCCCGCCACAGTCGAGGCTCCCGAAGTCTGGGCGCACTGCTGCTATCACGGCGTTCCGTCGCTGTTGTTCTGTGACTCCCGCAAACAGACCGAACTGGCTGTCGGACGCGCGGGGGAGTACCTCGAGAATCCCACCTTGCCCTATCGGGGCAGCGCCGACCTCGCGGCGTACAACGCGGGTCACGGAAAGCGGTCCCGGCGACGTACCGAGAACCGGCTCAAAAACGGGGATCTCGACGGCGTCGCGACGACCAGCGCGCTCGAGGTCGGCATCGACGTCGGCGGGATCGACGGCACGATCCTCATGGGGTATCCCGGCTCCCGGCAGTCGTTCTGGCAGCGCCTCGGCCGTTCGGGGCGCGACGAGCGCGAGGCGCTCTCTGTGTTCGTCCCCAGTCACGCGACGCTCGACCAGTACATCCTGCGCCATCCGGAGTACCTCCTCGAGGAGGAGCCCGAGAGCGCGGTCGTCGACCTCGCGAACAACCCGGTCTACCTCCAGCACCTGCGCTGTGCCGCCCAGGAGTTCCCGCTACGCCGCGAGGACGCGGACCGCTTCGGCGGGATCGAGCGACTGGAACGAGCAGTCGAGTACGGCCGACGGACGGGGGATTTCGAGGGCTCGCTCGCGGGCGGGGTTACCTACGCCCACCGCGATCGGCCACAGAGTGAGATCAATCTGTACGCCTCCGGCGGGAACGCCTTCGAGGTCCGGCTGGCCGGCGAGGAGACCATCGGCCATCAGCCGATCGGCAAAGCGCGCGCGTATCGGGACTACCACGAGGGCGCGACGGTGCTGTATCGGGGCGACCAGTACGAGGTCGTCGAACTGCAGGAGGATCGCCCCCAGCCGTCCGTCACGCTCGAGCCGGTCGACGTGGACTACTACACCCAGTCCCAGCGCCGGACGACGATCTACGACACCGAGGTCCGCGAGTCGCGCGACGTCGGGCCCTTCCGGCTCAACTGGGGGTACGGAACGGTCACAGTTCACCACGATACCTTCACAAAACGGGAGATCGGGACCGGCGACGTTCTCGCGACGGGGCTCGAGACCGGCGTCCCGCCCCTGGAGATGCGAACGCAACTGTGCTGGGCCGAAGTTCCCGACGACATCGAACGGGCGGTGACGGGCGCTCACAGCGAGTATCACAACGACGAGTGCGAGGAGCTGCCGCCGCGACTCCACGGCTACCTCGGTGGGATCCACGCCATCGAGCACGCGATGATCGCCGTCGCGCCGCTCGAGTTGACCGTCGACGCCGCGGATCTCGGCGGGCTCGCGACCAATCGTCTCCCCGACGGGACCGGCGCGAGCGGCTGGTTTATCTACGACGGCGTCGAGGGCGGGTTGGGCTTTTCCCGGCGCATCTACGAGGAGTACGAGGCGGTCGCCAGCCGGGCGCGCGACCTGATGACCGACTGCCCGTGCGGGCGCGACGAGGGCTGTCCCGCCTGTCTCATGGACGATCGCTGTGGCAACGACAACCGGCCGCTGTACGCGCCCGCGGCGACGGACGTGATCGACGCGCTGCTCGGCGATACTGACCCGGACGCCCTGTGCTCGAGACTGAAAACCGATCTCGACGAAGGGACAGAGCGTCGACCGCCCGCGTCGATCTCGTAG
- a CDS encoding Lrp/AsnC family transcriptional regulator, with product MDERNIRILQAVADLGTGSPDEISEYTDIPKSTVHYRLTKLKEDGIVTDDLFDVDLEKLGLEITVISEVIAEYEEQYHEEVGEKLAAIEGVNQVYFTMGDTDFVVIAHLSDREMVQRLISDYEMIDEVVRTSSQFVVETVKDEPHPLNDFELETLVEATTDSD from the coding sequence ATGGACGAGCGAAACATCCGCATTCTACAGGCCGTCGCGGATCTGGGGACCGGCAGTCCGGACGAAATCTCCGAGTACACCGATATTCCGAAGTCGACCGTCCACTATCGACTGACGAAGCTCAAAGAGGACGGGATCGTCACAGACGACCTGTTCGATGTCGATCTCGAGAAACTGGGCCTCGAGATCACGGTTATCTCGGAAGTCATCGCGGAATACGAGGAGCAGTATCACGAGGAAGTCGGGGAGAAACTCGCCGCCATCGAGGGGGTCAATCAGGTGTACTTCACGATGGGGGACACGGACTTCGTCGTCATCGCCCACCTCTCGGACCGCGAAATGGTCCAGCGACTCATCAGCGACTACGAGATGATCGACGAGGTCGTCCGAACGAGTTCGCAGTTCGTCGTCGAAACCGTCAAAGACGAGCCCCATCCACTGAACGACTTCGAGTTGGAGACGTTGGTAGAGGCCACAACGGACTCCGACTGA
- a CDS encoding aspartate aminotransferase family protein has translation MSEQQSESPDGTQSNSSVVSTYDEHVMPIWKSLNVPVKRASGCTLEDFEGNEYLDVFSGISVTNVGHGNDAVVDAATEQLEEFVHGCSYVHPNEPVADLAERIADVTPGDLQKSFFCNSGTEAVEGAVKLARKYTGSKEVIALEMGFHGRTLGSLALTGNKAYKQGMAPTLNDVAHTAPPYGYRCPRCDGDQCEASCAEELERIIGSHTSGDLAAVVVEPVMGEAGIVVPPAGWLERVQEITHDHGALLIADEVQTGYGRTGELFASSHFDVEPDILTQAKGIANGLPLGAFTASEEIADAFESGDHLSTFGGNPVACAAALATIDELQDGIVDNAREQGQWLESELAALEDEYEAVGQARGLGLMRGIELVEPGTEGPQNVAPRPDSDLASAVSEHLREESNVVIGVGGYYKNVMRFQPPLSISRDQLEYAVDELRTALETTA, from the coding sequence ATGTCCGAACAGCAATCCGAATCTCCGGACGGGACTCAGTCAAATTCGAGCGTCGTATCGACGTACGACGAGCACGTGATGCCAATCTGGAAATCACTGAACGTGCCGGTAAAGCGAGCGAGCGGCTGTACGCTCGAGGACTTCGAGGGCAACGAGTACCTCGACGTCTTCTCCGGCATCTCGGTGACGAACGTCGGCCACGGCAACGACGCCGTCGTCGACGCTGCGACGGAGCAACTCGAGGAGTTCGTCCACGGCTGCTCGTACGTCCACCCGAACGAGCCGGTCGCCGACCTCGCCGAGCGGATCGCCGACGTGACGCCGGGCGACCTCCAGAAAAGCTTCTTCTGTAACTCCGGGACTGAAGCCGTCGAGGGGGCCGTCAAACTCGCGCGGAAGTACACCGGCTCGAAGGAAGTCATCGCCCTCGAGATGGGGTTTCACGGCCGCACCCTCGGCAGTCTGGCGCTGACGGGGAACAAGGCCTACAAGCAGGGGATGGCCCCGACGCTCAACGACGTCGCCCACACCGCGCCGCCGTACGGCTACCGCTGTCCGCGCTGTGACGGCGACCAGTGCGAGGCCAGTTGTGCCGAGGAACTCGAGCGGATCATCGGCTCGCACACCAGCGGGGACCTCGCGGCGGTCGTCGTCGAGCCCGTCATGGGCGAGGCCGGGATCGTCGTTCCACCGGCGGGGTGGCTCGAGCGAGTCCAGGAGATCACCCACGACCACGGCGCACTGCTCATCGCCGACGAGGTCCAGACCGGCTACGGTCGAACCGGAGAGCTGTTCGCGAGTAGCCACTTCGACGTCGAGCCCGACATCCTGACGCAGGCGAAGGGGATCGCGAACGGACTGCCACTGGGCGCGTTCACCGCCTCCGAAGAAATCGCGGACGCCTTCGAGTCCGGCGACCACCTCTCGACGTTCGGCGGCAACCCCGTCGCCTGCGCCGCCGCGCTGGCGACGATCGACGAACTGCAGGACGGCATCGTCGACAACGCTCGCGAGCAGGGACAGTGGCTCGAGTCCGAACTCGCGGCCCTCGAGGACGAGTACGAAGCCGTCGGGCAGGCGCGAGGCCTCGGACTGATGCGCGGCATCGAGCTCGTGGAACCGGGAACGGAAGGGCCGCAGAACGTCGCTCCGCGACCGGACAGCGATCTCGCATCGGCCGTGAGCGAGCACCTCCGCGAGGAGTCAAACGTCGTGATCGGCGTCGGCGGCTACTACAAGAACGTCATGCGATTCCAGCCGCCGCTTTCGATCTCGCGCGACCAGCTCGAGTACGCCGTCGACGAGCTTCGGACGGCCCTCGAGACGACCGCCTGA